From Thermomonas sp. XSG, one genomic window encodes:
- a CDS encoding prepilin-type N-terminal cleavage/methylation domain-containing protein: MRRQRGFTLIEIVVAFALLALGLTLLLGTLSGASRQLRQAGDAGQAALHAQSLLAERSDALLQPGQRAGTFEEGRYRWQLAVTPWQDPQARGAPVDPFAARLLHLRLDVRWGDGGSQQQLQVNSLRLVLPPAEGMRP, translated from the coding sequence ATGCGGCGGCAACGCGGCTTCACCCTGATCGAAATCGTGGTCGCGTTCGCGCTGCTGGCGCTGGGCCTGACCCTGCTGCTGGGCACGCTGTCCGGCGCCAGCCGCCAGCTGCGCCAGGCCGGCGACGCCGGGCAGGCGGCGCTGCATGCGCAGTCGCTGCTGGCCGAGCGCAGCGACGCGCTGCTGCAGCCGGGGCAACGCGCTGGCACGTTCGAGGAAGGACGCTATCGCTGGCAGCTGGCGGTGACGCCATGGCAGGACCCGCAGGCGCGTGGCGCGCCGGTCGACCCGTTCGCCGCGCGCCTGCTGCATTTGCGGCTGGACGTGCGTTGGGGCGACGGCGGGTCACAGCAGCAGCTGCAGGTGAACTCGCTGCGGCTGGTGCTGCCGCCGGCGGAGGGCATGCGTCCATGA
- the gspG gene encoding type II secretion system major pseudopilin GspG, which produces MRERRNFRPIPRAAQGGFSLIEIIVVVVLIGGIVAFAASRILGGGDRAKVKLAQAQLQTLAEKVQQFQMDTGALPPTLDALVTSPGAAGWLGPYAKPADLKDPWMHPVQYKLPGEGRAFDLVSLGADGQPGGDSVNADIRYE; this is translated from the coding sequence ATGCGTGAACGTCGCAATTTCCGTCCGATCCCCAGGGCCGCGCAGGGCGGCTTCTCGCTGATCGAGATCATCGTGGTGGTGGTGCTGATCGGCGGCATCGTCGCCTTTGCCGCCTCGCGCATCCTCGGTGGCGGCGACCGCGCCAAGGTCAAGCTGGCGCAGGCGCAGCTGCAGACGCTGGCCGAGAAGGTGCAGCAGTTCCAGATGGATACGGGTGCGTTGCCGCCGACCCTCGATGCGCTGGTCACTTCGCCGGGCGCCGCCGGCTGGCTGGGTCCTTACGCCAAGCCGGCCGACCTGAAGGATCCGTGGATGCATCCGGTGCAGTACAAACTGCCGGGTGAAGGGCGGGCGTTCGACCTGGTCAGCCTGGGCGCGGACGGCCAGCCCGGCGGCGACAGCGTGAACGCCGACATCCGTTACGAATAA
- a CDS encoding GspH/FimT family pseudopilin, producing MRGRSAGFTLLEMLVVMALVAAASVLAMAAFGDGLRGARLHSAAKEVAAQMRFTRALAIASGVPQEFVIDPAARAWRAPKGRHGRLPDTGELVFTGARDLQPVPGEGAVRFFPDGAASGGRVRMAANGGGWDVDVAWLTGEVRVRRIGATR from the coding sequence GTGCGCGGCCGGTCGGCGGGTTTCACCCTGCTGGAGATGCTGGTGGTGATGGCGCTGGTCGCCGCCGCCAGCGTCCTGGCCATGGCCGCGTTCGGCGATGGCCTGCGCGGTGCGCGCCTGCATTCGGCGGCGAAGGAGGTTGCCGCGCAAATGCGCTTCACCCGCGCGCTGGCGATCGCCAGCGGCGTCCCTCAGGAATTCGTGATCGACCCGGCCGCCCGTGCATGGCGTGCCCCGAAGGGCCGCCACGGCCGCCTGCCCGACACCGGCGAGCTGGTCTTCACCGGCGCGCGCGACCTGCAGCCCGTGCCCGGCGAAGGCGCGGTGCGCTTCTTCCCCGATGGTGCCGCCAGCGGCGGGCGGGTGCGGATGGCGGCCAATGGCGGCGGCTGGGATGTCGACGTTGCGTGGCTGACCGGCGAGGTGCGGGTGCGCCGGATCGGGGCCACGCGATGA
- a CDS encoding type II secretion system protein GspK, translating into MRAARGAALLLVLWLVLLLSGLVAGYALSARVESLQGNGAARALVAREAARAGIEYAAARLLDPDPARRWAADGRSYRLVLDGIAVDVAVRDEAARIDLNAASFELLQAFFEALGEPRAVATRLAAAVIDWRDADSLGQPAGGAEDADYAAAGLVGGAKDAPFDTVSELAQVLGMPPALQAAAAPHLTVHGGQALPDAGLADAVVRRALGLPAQAAPVDPAAPPAPGSGTYSIESRARLADGRSARWSVVLRMGSSGLPGSTYTTLHWAAGEP; encoded by the coding sequence ATGAGGGCGGCGCGCGGCGCGGCGCTGCTGCTGGTGCTGTGGCTGGTGCTGCTGTTGAGCGGGCTGGTGGCCGGCTACGCGCTGTCGGCGCGGGTGGAGTCGCTGCAGGGCAACGGCGCGGCGCGCGCGCTGGTGGCGCGGGAAGCCGCGCGCGCCGGGATCGAATACGCCGCGGCGCGCCTGCTCGATCCGGACCCGGCGCGGCGCTGGGCGGCTGACGGACGCAGCTACCGCCTCGTGCTGGATGGCATCGCGGTTGACGTCGCGGTGCGCGACGAGGCCGCCAGGATCGATCTCAACGCCGCGTCGTTCGAACTCCTGCAGGCATTTTTCGAAGCGCTGGGCGAGCCGCGCGCCGTGGCGACCAGGCTCGCTGCCGCGGTGATCGACTGGCGCGATGCCGACAGCCTCGGCCAGCCTGCCGGCGGCGCCGAGGATGCCGATTACGCCGCGGCGGGTCTGGTCGGCGGGGCCAAGGACGCACCCTTCGACACGGTGTCCGAGCTGGCGCAGGTGCTGGGCATGCCGCCGGCGCTGCAGGCCGCCGCGGCGCCGCACCTGACCGTGCACGGCGGCCAGGCGCTGCCCGATGCCGGCCTGGCCGATGCGGTGGTGCGCAGGGCGCTGGGGCTGCCTGCGCAGGCAGCGCCGGTGGATCCGGCCGCGCCCCCGGCGCCGGGCAGCGGCACGTATAGTATTGAGAGCCGCGCCCGGCTTGCCGATGGGCGCAGTGCGCGATGGTCGGTGGTCTTGCGGATGGGGAGCAGCGGTTTGCCGGGTTCGACGTACACGACACTGCATTGGGCCGCGGGGGAACCGTGA
- a CDS encoding PilN domain-containing protein, translated as MSAATLRWPWPGPGLRGFLSWWRAGLMAWLPVRLRRALAAGEDRLLLRPEAGELRLDLQQADAVHPLASLPLPLSTAADPLAGLLRERAVGMPRWLLLPATCGLRRGLLLPGAARDRLRDVLAFEIERQTPFAAADVLFDGRILALRDDGQLQVELVVVPRPQLAAATAGLGGQAERLAGVDLADAVGRPLGVNLLPPGQRHVLRDPWRRWNGLLALAALLAMVLGMGQLLDNRRAAADTLQKEMASREAGARALSAQRQQLLDGREGAAYLRAQRAARPSSVELLDALAQRLPEGTWLEKVSVEGDQLTLIGLSNQAAALVGKLEGAPQWSAPALSGALQQDPRLRVDRFTLVAKLATTASPTAADTATGGRR; from the coding sequence GTGAGCGCCGCCACCTTGCGCTGGCCGTGGCCCGGTCCGGGCCTGCGCGGCTTCCTGTCGTGGTGGCGGGCCGGCCTGATGGCCTGGCTGCCGGTGCGCCTGCGACGGGCACTGGCTGCGGGCGAGGATCGGCTGCTGCTGCGCCCCGAAGCCGGAGAGCTGCGACTCGACCTGCAGCAGGCGGACGCCGTGCACCCGCTTGCCAGCCTGCCGCTGCCGCTTTCCACCGCAGCGGATCCGCTGGCCGGGCTACTGCGCGAGCGCGCCGTCGGCATGCCACGCTGGCTGCTGTTGCCGGCCACCTGCGGCCTGCGTCGCGGCCTGCTGCTGCCGGGTGCTGCGCGGGATCGGCTGCGCGACGTGCTGGCGTTCGAGATCGAACGGCAGACGCCGTTCGCTGCCGCCGACGTGCTGTTCGACGGCCGCATCCTGGCGTTGCGTGACGACGGCCAGCTGCAGGTCGAACTGGTGGTGGTGCCGCGACCGCAACTGGCCGCGGCGACCGCCGGTCTGGGCGGGCAGGCGGAGCGTCTGGCCGGCGTGGACCTTGCCGATGCCGTTGGCCGGCCGCTCGGCGTCAACCTGCTGCCTCCCGGGCAGCGGCATGTGCTGCGCGATCCGTGGCGGCGCTGGAACGGCTTGCTGGCGTTGGCCGCGCTGCTGGCAATGGTGCTGGGCATGGGCCAGCTGCTCGACAACCGCCGAGCCGCGGCGGATACGCTGCAAAAGGAAATGGCCAGTCGCGAAGCCGGCGCGCGCGCGCTGTCCGCGCAGCGCCAGCAGCTGCTGGACGGGCGCGAAGGCGCCGCCTACCTGCGCGCGCAACGCGCGGCGCGGCCGTCGTCGGTGGAGCTGCTGGATGCGCTGGCGCAGCGGTTGCCCGAGGGCACCTGGCTGGAAAAGGTGTCGGTCGAAGGTGACCAGCTGACCCTCATCGGACTGTCCAACCAGGCCGCCGCCCTGGTCGGGAAACTGGAAGGCGCGCCGCAGTGGAGCGCGCCTGCGCTGAGCGGTGCCCTGCAGCAGGATCCGCGGTTGCGGGTGGACCGCTTCACCCTGGTGGCGAAGCTGGCAACCACTGCCTCGCCAACGGCGGCGGACACGGCGACCGGAGGCAGGCGGTGA
- a CDS encoding general secretion pathway protein GspJ, producing the protein MRRQAAGFTLMEVLLATSLLAAALALGFGILRAAGATVARGEAMAERNERIRVVSQFLRQRIGGAQAIAFGFDAGSGQALRFAGDAHSMRFVAEQPAYLGRGGPQLHALQARAAGQAQRLEVGFQLLRAGVALPASRPPEPLADGLADVEFAYRALAADGRVGPWERAWTTPQALPMQVRVRIRDARGAWPDMVVALPLAGAGMEGRR; encoded by the coding sequence ATGAGGCGGCAAGCGGCCGGCTTCACCCTGATGGAAGTGTTGCTGGCCACCTCGCTGCTGGCGGCGGCGCTGGCGCTGGGATTCGGGATCCTGCGCGCGGCCGGCGCCACGGTGGCGCGCGGCGAAGCAATGGCGGAGCGGAACGAGCGCATCCGCGTGGTCTCCCAGTTCCTGCGGCAGCGGATCGGCGGCGCCCAGGCCATCGCCTTTGGTTTCGATGCCGGCAGCGGCCAGGCCCTGCGCTTCGCAGGTGATGCACACTCCATGCGTTTCGTCGCCGAGCAGCCCGCCTATCTGGGCCGGGGCGGGCCGCAGCTGCACGCACTGCAGGCGCGCGCTGCCGGCCAGGCGCAGCGGCTGGAGGTCGGCTTCCAGCTGCTGCGCGCAGGCGTCGCGCTGCCGGCCTCGCGGCCGCCGGAACCGCTGGCTGACGGGCTGGCCGATGTCGAATTCGCCTATCGTGCGCTGGCTGCCGACGGTCGGGTGGGACCGTGGGAACGCGCCTGGACCACGCCGCAGGCGTTGCCGATGCAGGTGCGGGTGCGCATCCGCGATGCCCGTGGCGCCTGGCCGGACATGGTGGTGGCGCTGCCGCTGGCGGGCGCCGGCATGGAAGGGCGGCGATGA